One genomic segment of Hymenobacter psoromatis includes these proteins:
- a CDS encoding enhanced serine sensitivity protein SseB C-terminal domain-containing protein yields the protein MGIFDFLKPKPAASPAPAATLEELLAQAAADPAYQPEFYRRLLLESLFFYSTGTPDTTRENNPMLIPYLTDGRVPIFTSPARIFDKGIVTFAVAQYQMKGRDLLEMLPGKTLMLNPYSDFGKELLPAEIAQILAGTILDTGTRLTVEKATTVRIGQPAAYPTDMVQALARLLSQQPRARAAYLAWIHDPAAPEPPHYIICLDVEGEMRTISQQVGFVAQQFIGKSDIIDIVQADQSSLTDYFRQTKPFYEG from the coding sequence ATGGGAATCTTTGACTTCCTGAAACCCAAACCAGCCGCTTCGCCAGCGCCGGCCGCCACGCTGGAAGAACTACTGGCCCAGGCCGCCGCCGACCCGGCCTACCAGCCTGAATTTTACCGCCGCCTGCTGCTGGAGTCTTTGTTTTTCTACTCCACCGGCACCCCGGATACTACGAGAGAGAATAACCCGATGCTGATACCTTATTTGACAGACGGTCGGGTTCCGATTTTTACCAGCCCCGCCCGCATTTTTGACAAGGGAATAGTAACGTTTGCGGTGGCGCAGTACCAGATGAAAGGCCGCGACCTGCTCGAAATGCTACCGGGTAAAACGCTTATGCTCAATCCCTATTCTGATTTTGGGAAGGAGTTGCTGCCAGCCGAGATAGCGCAAATTTTGGCTGGGACAATACTAGATACCGGTACCCGCCTAACGGTGGAAAAGGCCACCACGGTGCGCATCGGCCAGCCCGCAGCTTACCCCACCGACATGGTGCAGGCCCTGGCTCGGCTGCTGAGCCAGCAGCCCCGCGCGCGGGCCGCCTACCTAGCCTGGATACACGACCCCGCCGCCCCCGAGCCGCCGCACTACATCATTTGCCTCGATGTGGAGGGCGAGATGCGGACCATTTCGCAGCAAGTCGGCTTCGTGGCCCAGCAGTTTATCGGCAAAAGCGACATTATCGACATCGTGCAGGCCGACCAGAGTAGCCTGACCGATTATTTCCGGCAAACCAAGCCGTTTTACGAGGGGTAG
- a CDS encoding nuclease A inhibitor family protein produces MPSIFSRIVSGELPAFKVAEDADHLAFLDSTPLVEGHTLVIPKQEIDYIFDLTPQALAALHVFAQRVAKGVQAAVPCQRIGVAVIGLEVPHAHIHLIPLNKVSDMNFANPKIKVPDDRMRALATAIAAQVPGGSGLPTPEGAADANRAAAPAADPNDATLAQLQKLTQGLNFISESDAPLEAVSYAAPTGALPDAQLLQVLGEPAGTPVAKTELTDFLSNHTADNGVTGSVATANRFKALQLYLRQELDGTQVYRVGKGSQTRAYALGRDVAGRLAGFKTVVTST; encoded by the coding sequence ATGCCATCCATCTTTTCCCGCATCGTATCGGGCGAGCTGCCCGCTTTCAAGGTCGCCGAAGACGCTGACCACCTGGCCTTTCTCGATAGTACGCCCTTGGTGGAGGGCCACACGCTGGTCATCCCGAAGCAGGAGATTGACTACATTTTCGACCTCACGCCGCAGGCGCTGGCGGCGCTTCATGTCTTTGCCCAGCGCGTGGCCAAGGGCGTGCAAGCGGCCGTGCCCTGCCAGCGCATTGGCGTGGCCGTGATTGGGCTGGAAGTGCCGCACGCCCACATCCATCTCATTCCGCTGAACAAGGTGAGCGACATGAACTTTGCCAACCCCAAAATCAAGGTGCCCGACGACCGGATGCGCGCGCTGGCCACCGCTATCGCGGCTCAGGTGCCGGGCGGCAGCGGCCTGCCTACCCCCGAAGGCGCAGCCGATGCCAACCGTGCCGCCGCGCCCGCCGCCGACCCCAACGATGCCACCCTGGCCCAGCTACAAAAGCTGACCCAGGGCCTCAATTTCATCAGCGAGTCCGATGCGCCGCTCGAAGCCGTGAGCTACGCCGCTCCTACCGGTGCCCTCCCCGACGCGCAGCTGCTCCAAGTGCTGGGTGAGCCCGCCGGCACCCCCGTCGCGAAAACAGAGTTGACCGATTTCCTAAGCAACCACACCGCCGACAACGGCGTGACGGGTAGCGTTGCCACCGCTAACCGCTTCAAAGCCTTGCAGCTGTACTTAAGGCAGGAGCTGGACGGCACGCAGGTGTACCGCGTGGGAAAGGGTTCGCAAACCCGCGCCTACGCCCTGGGCCGCGACGTGGCCGGCCGGCTGGCGGGGTTTAAAACGGTTGTGACGAGCACCTAG
- the greA gene encoding transcription elongation factor GreA: MSTINYYTAEGLQKLKDELQDLKVRGRAKAAEDLREARDKGDLSENAEYDAAKDAQGLLELKISKLEEVLGNARVIDETNMDFSKVLIMSKVKLKNLKNNMELNYVLVAEEEADLAAGKISVKSPIGKGLLGKEAGDVAEITVPAGKLQFQILEVGR; this comes from the coding sequence ATGTCTACTATCAATTATTACACCGCCGAGGGCCTGCAAAAGCTGAAAGATGAACTTCAGGACCTCAAAGTCCGGGGCCGGGCCAAGGCCGCCGAAGACCTGCGCGAAGCCCGCGACAAGGGCGACCTGAGCGAAAACGCCGAGTACGACGCCGCCAAGGATGCCCAAGGCCTGCTGGAATTAAAAATCTCGAAGCTTGAAGAAGTTCTAGGCAACGCCCGCGTCATTGATGAGACCAATATGGATTTCAGCAAAGTACTCATTATGAGCAAAGTGAAGCTGAAAAACCTTAAGAATAACATGGAGCTAAACTACGTGCTCGTGGCGGAGGAAGAAGCCGACCTGGCCGCTGGCAAAATCTCCGTAAAGTCGCCCATTGGCAAGGGCTTGCTGGGCAAAGAAGCCGGCGATGTGGCCGAAATCACGGTGCCCGCCGGCAAGCTGCAATTCCAGATTCTGGAAGTAGGCAGATAA
- a CDS encoding NAD(P)-dependent oxidoreductase: MANSLCLIIDEMHPSLLPMLAAIGVEGDYQPQLTAAAVPAALAARPYVGLLVRSKLRITSDLLAHGPHLRYVARAGAGVDNIDEKALAAAGVALLNAPEGNRDAVGEFALGQLLALLRHTVPADAEVRRAEWHREANRGEELGPKTVGLLGYGHMGRAFARRLSGFGCTVLAHDHDPTVFPDGHARLVPLAELQARADVLSIHIPYSAANHQFVNEGFMADFAHSFWLVNTARGEVVDQAALVAQLRAGQVRGAALDVLDNEKLPTLTPAQQAAFDYLRQAPNVVLSPHIGGWTHQSYVRINEVLAAKIGAFLGSIRN; encoded by the coding sequence ATGGCTAATTCTCTCTGCCTGATAATTGACGAAATGCACCCCTCGCTGCTGCCGATGCTCGCGGCCATCGGCGTGGAAGGTGATTACCAACCTCAGCTCACCGCCGCCGCCGTGCCCGCCGCGCTGGCCGCCCGGCCCTACGTGGGCCTCCTGGTGCGAAGCAAGCTGCGGATAACCAGCGACTTGCTAGCCCACGGCCCGCACCTGCGCTACGTGGCCCGCGCCGGGGCCGGCGTGGATAATATTGATGAAAAGGCGCTGGCCGCCGCGGGCGTCGCGCTCCTGAACGCACCCGAGGGCAACCGCGACGCGGTGGGTGAGTTTGCCCTGGGCCAGTTGCTGGCGCTGCTGCGCCACACCGTGCCCGCCGACGCCGAAGTGCGCCGCGCCGAGTGGCACCGCGAGGCCAACCGCGGCGAGGAGCTGGGCCCCAAAACCGTGGGTCTACTCGGCTACGGCCACATGGGGCGGGCGTTTGCCCGGCGGCTCAGCGGCTTCGGCTGCACCGTGCTGGCCCACGACCACGACCCGACTGTGTTCCCTGACGGCCACGCCCGGCTGGTGCCGCTGGCCGAGCTGCAAGCCCGCGCCGACGTGCTAAGCATCCACATTCCGTATTCGGCGGCCAATCATCAGTTTGTGAATGAAGGCTTTATGGCGGATTTCGCGCACTCCTTCTGGCTGGTGAATACGGCCCGCGGTGAGGTAGTGGACCAGGCCGCGCTGGTGGCCCAGCTACGCGCCGGCCAAGTGCGCGGCGCGGCCCTCGATGTGCTAGATAACGAAAAGCTCCCTACCCTCACCCCCGCCCAGCAAGCTGCTTTCGACTATCTGCGCCAGGCCCCCAACGTGGTGCTCTCGCCCCACATCGGGGGCTGGACGCACCAGAGCTACGTGCGCATCAACGAGGTGCTGGCGGCCAAAATCGGGGCTTTTCTGGGTTCAATCAGGAACTAG
- the rsmA gene encoding 16S rRNA (adenine(1518)-N(6)/adenine(1519)-N(6))-dimethyltransferase RsmA — protein MTVRPKKHLGQHFLADPNIARRIVESLRLPGGVGQVLEIGPGMGVLTQYLLENPAYQTSVVEIDTESVAYLKEHYPTLTPRIYATDFLRQDLSQLFPNEPLAIIGNFPYNISTQIFFQVLAQRQQVREVVGMLQKEVAERLAEPPGSKTYGILSVLLQAYYDVEFLFTVPPHVFVPPPKVESAVVRLTRNATEHLACDEKLFFRVVKQAFSTRRKTLRNALKPLGLSSEAMAGELFDKRAEQLGVGEFVELTNLVASAQG, from the coding sequence ATGACCGTTCGCCCCAAAAAACACCTGGGCCAGCATTTTCTGGCCGACCCCAATATTGCCCGCCGCATCGTGGAGAGCCTACGCCTGCCGGGGGGGGTAGGGCAGGTGCTCGAAATTGGCCCCGGCATGGGCGTGCTCACGCAGTACTTGCTGGAAAACCCGGCTTACCAAACCAGCGTGGTCGAGATTGATACGGAGTCGGTGGCTTACTTAAAAGAGCACTACCCGACGCTGACGCCACGCATCTACGCCACCGATTTTCTGCGTCAGGATTTAAGCCAGTTATTTCCGAACGAGCCGCTGGCCATCATCGGAAATTTCCCCTATAACATTAGCACGCAGATATTTTTTCAGGTGCTGGCGCAGCGCCAGCAGGTGCGCGAGGTGGTAGGGATGCTGCAAAAGGAAGTAGCCGAACGCCTGGCCGAGCCGCCCGGCTCCAAAACCTACGGCATCCTGAGCGTGCTTTTACAAGCGTATTACGACGTGGAATTTCTGTTCACGGTCCCGCCCCACGTCTTCGTGCCGCCGCCCAAAGTCGAGTCGGCCGTGGTGCGCCTCACCCGCAACGCGACCGAGCACTTGGCCTGCGATGAAAAGCTGTTTTTCCGGGTTGTGAAGCAAGCGTTTTCTACCCGCCGCAAAACGTTGCGCAACGCGCTCAAGCCGCTGGGCTTGTCGAGCGAGGCGATGGCGGGTGAGCTGTTCGACAAGCGCGCCGAGCAGCTGGGGGTAGGGGAATTTGTGGAGTTAACTAACTTGGTAGCATCCGCGCAAGGCTAG
- a CDS encoding M1 family metallopeptidase, translating into MTFCQILRLLPLLLLSLARPAAAQLLQPKAAFTRADSLRGGQSALRTCYDITYYHLDVKLDVADRALRGTNLFRFTATQDFTRLQFDLFANLKVDKVTYHGRELPFTREANAVFVTFPIPIRQGSRDEFTVAYSGHPTVAKKAPWDGGMVFAQDAAGQPWVATACQGVGASIWWPCKDQQADEVDSMLISIAVPKGLKDVSNGRLRSTKKLPGGYVRYDWAVRNPINNYDVALNVGNYVHFSDVYQGENGPLTLDYWVLPENLEKAKKQFAANVPPMLKSMEAWFGPYPFYTDGYKLIEAPHLGMEHQSGVAYGNKYQNGYLGRDRSATGWGDKWDFIIIHESGHEWFGNNITSQDIADMWVHESFTTYSESLFVESQFGKQAGQEYVHGQRRNIQNDGPIIGPSGVNKEGSSDMYDKGANLLNMLRSALNDDAKWRQILRGLSRTFYHQTVTGQQVIDYINKESGHDFSPVFAQYLQYASLPVLEMRLEKNQLLGRWVAAAPGFDLPVRLRLKGGAYQLVPLTPKWQPLPLPGATRDNVEVDTFTYYVGVLME; encoded by the coding sequence ATGACTTTTTGCCAAATCCTGCGGCTCTTGCCACTGCTGTTGCTGAGCCTGGCGCGGCCCGCTGCAGCCCAGCTCCTGCAGCCCAAAGCTGCCTTCACCCGCGCCGACTCGCTGCGCGGCGGACAGTCGGCGCTGCGCACCTGCTACGATATTACCTACTACCACCTCGACGTGAAGCTCGACGTGGCCGACCGCGCCCTGCGCGGCACCAACCTGTTTCGCTTCACCGCCACCCAGGATTTTACCCGCCTGCAATTCGACCTGTTTGCCAATTTGAAGGTGGATAAGGTGACGTACCACGGCCGCGAATTGCCCTTCACCCGCGAGGCCAACGCGGTGTTCGTGACCTTCCCTATCCCCATCCGTCAGGGCAGCCGCGACGAGTTCACGGTGGCGTATTCGGGCCACCCGACCGTAGCCAAAAAAGCGCCCTGGGACGGCGGAATGGTTTTTGCCCAGGATGCCGCCGGCCAGCCCTGGGTAGCCACCGCCTGCCAGGGGGTAGGGGCCAGCATCTGGTGGCCCTGCAAGGACCAGCAGGCCGACGAGGTGGACAGTATGCTCATCAGCATCGCCGTGCCCAAGGGCCTCAAAGACGTGTCGAACGGCCGCCTGCGCAGTACTAAAAAGCTACCCGGCGGTTACGTGCGCTACGACTGGGCCGTGCGCAACCCCATTAACAACTACGACGTGGCCCTGAACGTGGGCAACTACGTGCATTTCAGCGATGTGTACCAGGGCGAGAATGGCCCGCTGACGCTCGACTACTGGGTGCTGCCCGAGAATTTAGAAAAGGCTAAAAAGCAGTTTGCTGCCAACGTGCCGCCCATGCTCAAGAGCATGGAAGCGTGGTTCGGCCCCTACCCCTTCTATACGGACGGGTACAAGCTCATTGAAGCCCCGCACCTGGGCATGGAACACCAGAGCGGCGTCGCCTACGGCAACAAATACCAGAACGGCTACCTGGGCCGCGACCGCTCGGCCACCGGCTGGGGCGATAAGTGGGACTTCATCATCATCCACGAAAGCGGCCACGAGTGGTTTGGCAACAACATTACCAGCCAGGACATCGCCGATATGTGGGTGCACGAAAGCTTTACGACCTACTCCGAAAGTCTGTTCGTGGAAAGCCAGTTTGGCAAGCAAGCCGGGCAGGAATACGTCCACGGCCAACGGCGCAATATCCAGAACGACGGCCCCATCATCGGCCCCTCCGGCGTGAATAAAGAAGGCTCCAGCGACATGTACGACAAGGGCGCGAACCTGCTCAACATGCTGCGCAGCGCCCTTAACGACGACGCCAAATGGCGACAGATTCTGCGCGGCCTCAGCCGCACCTTCTACCACCAAACCGTGACCGGCCAGCAGGTGATTGATTACATTAATAAAGAATCGGGCCACGATTTCAGCCCCGTTTTCGCCCAGTATTTGCAGTACGCCAGCCTGCCGGTGCTGGAAATGCGCCTGGAGAAAAACCAGCTTCTGGGCCGCTGGGTGGCCGCCGCCCCTGGTTTCGACCTGCCGGTGCGCCTGCGCCTGAAGGGCGGCGCGTACCAGCTCGTGCCGCTCACCCCTAAGTGGCAGCCGCTACCATTGCCGGGTGCCACGCGCGATAATGTGGAGGTGGATACGTTTACTTATTACGTGGGCGTGTTGATGGAGTAA
- a CDS encoding leucyl aminopeptidase family protein codes for MSLTLAHAAAAPARSTQVFILPLGTTALPPAAATDLPAEACAYVDAALADDQKLITLNHFSHQHYFVVLEKKPTPDLQLEALRRAGHQLQGLLKKEKTTEVFIQNLSENKEAALTLAEGLFLAAYEFAGYKTDAKSRAAAPLTRLTLVGEAATPAQVTELQNLLEGVLFARDLVNAPLNKLNAQQLADQLAEAGDAAGYTTEILDLVHIESLRMGGLLAVNLGSPEPPTFSILEWKPANAQNEHPYVLVGKGVVYDTGGLSLKPTPGSMDIMKCDMAGGAAVGGVLYALAKNQVPLHVIGLVPATDNRPGGLAYVPGDVLTMHAGLTVEVKNTDAEGRLLLADALSFARKYHPQLVIDLATLTGAAVRAVGTEAAAVMGTADADTTARLLAAAHRTHERLVEFPLWDDYGDHMKSDIADLSNLGKAEAGHISAAKFLERFIEGTPWLHLDIAGPAFLTAADSYRGKGGTGMGVRLLYEFLTKQLA; via the coding sequence ATGTCCCTCACGCTTGCCCACGCCGCTGCCGCGCCGGCCCGGTCCACCCAGGTATTCATCCTGCCGCTTGGCACCACCGCCCTACCCCCCGCCGCCGCCACCGACCTGCCCGCCGAGGCCTGCGCCTACGTGGACGCCGCCCTGGCCGACGACCAGAAGCTCATCACACTTAACCACTTTTCGCACCAGCACTACTTCGTGGTGCTCGAAAAAAAGCCTACCCCCGACCTCCAGCTCGAAGCCCTGCGCCGGGCCGGCCACCAGCTGCAAGGCTTGCTAAAAAAGGAAAAAACGACCGAGGTTTTTATTCAGAATTTGAGTGAGAATAAGGAAGCCGCCCTCACGCTGGCCGAAGGTTTGTTCCTGGCCGCCTACGAGTTTGCGGGTTATAAAACGGACGCAAAATCCCGCGCCGCCGCGCCGCTTACCCGCCTCACGCTGGTGGGCGAAGCCGCTACCCCGGCCCAGGTAACCGAGCTGCAAAACCTGCTCGAAGGCGTGCTTTTTGCCCGCGACCTGGTGAACGCGCCCCTCAATAAGCTGAATGCCCAGCAGTTGGCCGACCAGCTGGCCGAAGCCGGCGACGCGGCCGGCTACACCACCGAAATTCTGGATTTGGTCCACATCGAGAGTCTGCGCATGGGCGGCCTGCTGGCCGTGAACCTGGGCTCGCCCGAGCCGCCGACGTTCAGCATCCTGGAATGGAAGCCCGCCAACGCGCAGAATGAGCATCCGTACGTGCTCGTGGGCAAGGGGGTGGTGTACGATACCGGCGGCCTCAGCCTCAAGCCTACGCCGGGCAGCATGGATATAATGAAGTGCGACATGGCCGGCGGCGCGGCCGTGGGCGGCGTGCTCTACGCGCTGGCCAAAAACCAGGTGCCGCTGCACGTTATTGGCCTGGTGCCGGCCACCGACAACCGCCCCGGCGGTCTGGCCTACGTGCCCGGCGACGTACTCACCATGCACGCCGGCCTCACGGTAGAAGTCAAAAATACCGACGCCGAAGGCCGCTTGCTGCTGGCCGACGCGCTGAGCTTCGCCCGCAAATACCATCCGCAGCTGGTCATTGACCTCGCTACCCTCACCGGGGCGGCCGTGCGCGCCGTGGGCACTGAGGCCGCCGCCGTCATGGGCACCGCCGATGCCGACACCACCGCCCGCCTGCTAGCTGCCGCGCACCGCACGCACGAGCGCTTGGTTGAGTTTCCGCTCTGGGACGACTACGGCGACCACATGAAATCTGATATCGCCGACCTTTCCAACCTGGGTAAGGCAGAGGCCGGCCACATCTCGGCCGCCAAGTTCCTGGAGCGTTTTATTGAGGGTACGCCCTGGCTGCACTTGGATATTGCCGGGCCGGCGTTTCTGACGGCAGCGGATTCGTATCGCGGCAAGGGTGGAACCGGTATGGGCGTGCGGCTTTTATACGAATTTTTAACTAAACAACTCGCATAA
- the pdxA gene encoding 4-hydroxythreonine-4-phosphate dehydrogenase PdxA produces the protein MLRQAQHDNDFYVLFFTMPNSLPRLGFSVGDLAGIGPEVIYKTLRDERILRQCTPVVYGTATALFDDFPVEKGAEPLTFRQLRDAADIAPGRLNAVTCWDEDFQLTPGQPSAASGRAARESLLAAARDLKAGLLDGIVTAPISKENTQADDFRFPGHTEFLASYFGAADSLMFLIDEDQSLRVATATGHIPLKDVSTRVTSDLLRTKVRMLIKSLQQDFGVLKPKVAVLGMNPHAGENGLIGREEGDVITPVIRQFEHDGHLVFGPYPADGYFGTGQFRQFDATLSIYHDQGLIPFKLMAFERGVNFTAGLPVVRTSPDHGTAYGIAGKFCADASSFRAAVFLACDVVQARRLGTADPRSVR, from the coding sequence ATGCTTCGACAAGCTCAGCATGACAACGATTTTTACGTGCTCTTCTTTACTATGCCCAATTCCCTACCCCGCCTGGGTTTTTCCGTGGGCGACCTGGCCGGCATCGGCCCCGAAGTCATTTATAAAACGCTGCGCGATGAGCGCATCCTGCGGCAATGCACGCCCGTGGTGTACGGCACGGCGACGGCACTCTTCGACGATTTTCCGGTGGAAAAGGGTGCCGAGCCGCTTACTTTCCGGCAGCTGCGCGACGCGGCCGACATTGCCCCCGGCCGCCTCAACGCCGTGACCTGCTGGGACGAGGATTTTCAGCTCACGCCCGGCCAGCCTTCGGCCGCCAGCGGGCGCGCCGCCCGCGAGAGCCTGCTCGCCGCCGCCCGCGACCTCAAGGCCGGCCTGCTCGACGGCATCGTGACGGCGCCCATCAGCAAGGAAAACACGCAGGCCGACGACTTCCGCTTTCCCGGCCACACCGAGTTCCTGGCCAGCTACTTCGGCGCGGCCGACAGCCTCATGTTTTTGATAGATGAGGACCAAAGCCTGCGCGTAGCCACGGCCACCGGCCATATCCCGCTCAAGGACGTTTCGACGCGCGTGACCAGCGACTTGCTGCGCACCAAGGTGCGGATGCTAATCAAATCGTTGCAGCAGGATTTTGGCGTCCTGAAGCCCAAAGTGGCCGTGCTGGGCATGAACCCCCACGCGGGCGAAAATGGCCTGATTGGCCGCGAGGAGGGTGACGTAATAACGCCCGTTATCCGGCAGTTTGAGCACGATGGGCACCTCGTATTTGGTCCCTACCCCGCCGATGGCTACTTCGGCACCGGGCAGTTCCGGCAGTTCGACGCTACCCTCTCCATCTACCACGACCAAGGCCTGATTCCGTTCAAGCTCATGGCTTTTGAGCGGGGTGTAAATTTTACGGCCGGCCTGCCGGTAGTGCGTACCTCACCCGACCACGGCACGGCCTACGGCATCGCGGGCAAGTTTTGCGCGGATGCCTCGTCGTTTCGGGCCGCCGTATTCCTGGCCTGCGACGTGGTGCAGGCCCGCCGCCTCGGCACCGCCGACCCGCGCTCGGTACGGTAA
- a CDS encoding amidohydrolase family protein, with protein MRLPLLLLFIGWLGSRPAHAQQLTLTHANVVDVQTGKIQADQTVVIAGSRIVRVGPSARPTPPGAGQVVDAHGQYLIPGLWDMHTHVYFDGTASAGTDLILPLLVANGVTGIRDMGSELDSILRARQAVATHKILGPRMLVSGPMLDGGKSPYQAAIAIATPEEGRRAVDMLKARGVDFIKVQSLVPRAAYFAIMAEAKKVGLPVDGHVPDGVRAAEAVAAGQRTFEHLIGIFEASSPDEDKYVAGGPKSPGRFLATYDPAREAAIIKLLAARQVWQCPTLFWERGQWLVDAIDWRQDSALAYAGHSWVETRWPRAQKSIAQNLDTEPLAVREKFVAHELDLVRRLHAAGVGFLAGTDMPAGVDLIPGVSLHLELQRFVAAGFTPLQALQTATLNPARFTHRLQDFGTVQAGRVADLVLLSANPLVDIANTRRIAAVVADGRYLSRPALDQLQARLKRVAAAK; from the coding sequence ATGCGCCTACCCCTCCTCTTGCTTTTCATCGGCTGGCTGGGTAGCCGACCGGCCCACGCGCAGCAGCTAACGCTGACGCACGCTAACGTGGTGGACGTGCAGACCGGTAAGATTCAGGCGGACCAAACGGTGGTCATTGCCGGGTCGCGCATTGTGCGGGTGGGGCCGTCGGCGCGCCCTACCCCCCCTGGGGCGGGCCAAGTGGTTGATGCCCACGGCCAGTACCTCATACCAGGGCTTTGGGACATGCACACCCACGTGTATTTCGACGGCACGGCCAGCGCGGGCACCGACCTGATTTTGCCCCTGCTGGTGGCCAATGGCGTGACTGGCATCCGCGACATGGGCAGCGAGCTGGATAGTATTCTGCGCGCCCGGCAGGCCGTGGCGACCCACAAAATTCTGGGGCCGCGCATGCTGGTTTCGGGGCCGATGCTCGACGGCGGGAAGTCGCCCTACCAGGCGGCCATCGCCATTGCGACCCCCGAGGAGGGCCGCCGGGCGGTAGACATGCTAAAGGCGCGCGGCGTCGATTTTATCAAGGTGCAGTCGCTGGTGCCGCGGGCGGCGTATTTCGCCATCATGGCTGAGGCTAAAAAAGTGGGCCTGCCAGTTGATGGCCACGTGCCCGACGGCGTGCGCGCCGCCGAGGCCGTGGCCGCCGGCCAGCGCACCTTCGAGCATCTCATTGGTATTTTTGAAGCCAGCTCGCCCGACGAGGACAAATATGTGGCGGGCGGCCCGAAGTCGCCGGGCCGCTTCCTGGCCACCTACGACCCGGCCCGCGAGGCCGCTATCATCAAGCTGCTGGCCGCGCGCCAGGTGTGGCAGTGCCCTACCCTCTTCTGGGAGCGCGGCCAGTGGCTGGTGGATGCCATTGACTGGCGGCAGGATTCGGCCCTGGCCTACGCGGGCCACAGCTGGGTCGAAACGCGCTGGCCCAGGGCCCAAAAAAGCATCGCCCAAAACCTGGATACCGAGCCGCTGGCGGTGCGCGAAAAGTTCGTGGCCCACGAGTTGGACCTGGTGCGCCGGCTGCACGCGGCGGGGGTAGGCTTCTTGGCGGGCACCGACATGCCGGCGGGCGTCGATTTGATTCCCGGCGTGAGCCTGCACCTGGAATTACAGCGCTTCGTGGCGGCCGGCTTCACGCCCCTGCAAGCCCTGCAAACGGCCACCCTGAACCCGGCGCGCTTCACCCACCGGCTCCAGGATTTTGGCACCGTGCAAGCCGGCCGGGTCGCCGACCTGGTGCTGCTCAGCGCCAACCCGTTGGTAGATATCGCCAATACTCGTCGCATCGCGGCCGTCGTGGCCGATGGCCGCTACCTCTCGCGGCCCGCGCTGGACCAGCTGCAAGCGCGGCTGAAGCGGGTGGCGGCGGCGAAGTAA
- a CDS encoding Gfo/Idh/MocA family protein codes for MQTFRWGILGLGSIARKFVADLAHVPGAVLHVVASRDLAKARAFAADFGAAHAVGSYEALTAVPDLDVVYIATPHSEHHAHALLCLRAGLAVLCEKPFTVNAGQAQELITVSQAQGVFLMEAFWTRFFPAVAHALALLKSSTIGEVKHLVADFGGFMPYEPLGRLFNPNLAGGSLLDIGVYPLFLSQLFLGRPTAVAAVAVPAGTGVDLSCAVSLAYAGGATASLASTLAAPLDNQCVLYGTGGQLRLLGPMYAPHGVRVQPLGQAAQDFSYPPPGDGYHYEAAHVQECLAQRLHESPLLPLSSSLELMRLLDTVRQRMGLRYPGEGGG; via the coding sequence ATGCAAACTTTCCGCTGGGGAATTCTGGGCCTGGGCAGCATCGCCCGCAAGTTTGTCGCCGACCTAGCGCACGTGCCGGGGGCGGTCCTGCACGTCGTCGCATCGCGGGATTTGGCTAAAGCGCGGGCGTTTGCCGCCGATTTTGGGGCCGCTCACGCCGTGGGCAGCTACGAGGCGCTAACCGCCGTACCCGACCTCGACGTGGTGTACATCGCTACCCCCCATTCCGAGCACCATGCCCACGCGCTGCTGTGCCTGCGGGCCGGCCTCGCCGTGCTCTGCGAAAAGCCTTTTACCGTGAATGCTGGCCAGGCGCAGGAGTTGATTACCGTATCTCAGGCCCAAGGCGTATTCCTAATGGAAGCCTTCTGGACGCGCTTTTTCCCAGCCGTGGCCCACGCGCTGGCATTGTTAAAGTCGAGCACCATCGGCGAGGTGAAGCACCTGGTGGCGGACTTTGGCGGCTTCATGCCTTATGAGCCGCTGGGGCGGCTCTTTAACCCGAACCTCGCCGGGGGCTCGCTGCTCGATATCGGCGTGTATCCACTCTTTCTCAGTCAGCTTTTTTTGGGCCGGCCCACGGCGGTAGCGGCCGTGGCCGTGCCGGCGGGCACCGGCGTGGACCTGAGCTGCGCCGTGAGCCTGGCCTACGCCGGCGGGGCCACGGCCAGCCTGGCTTCCACGCTGGCCGCGCCGCTCGACAACCAATGCGTGCTCTACGGCACGGGGGGGCAGCTGCGGCTGCTGGGGCCGATGTATGCGCCGCACGGCGTGCGGGTGCAGCCCCTGGGCCAGGCGGCGCAGGACTTTTCCTACCCTCCGCCCGGCGACGGCTACCATTACGAGGCCGCCCACGTGCAGGAGTGTCTGGCCCAGAGATTACACGAAAGTCCGCTCCTACCCCTCTCCTCCAGCCTGGAACTGATGCGCCTGCTCGATACCGTGCGCCAGCGCATGGGGCTGCGCTATCCGGGTGAGGGAGGGGGGTAG